From the Flavobacterium gyeonganense genome, the window CTTCGGCAGCATCAAAGTTGATTGTGTTGTAGGCAGCCTCAGTCAATAGTGTATCGGCTTCTTTTTCTTCTGCCAGTGTTTTTTCCAATAAAAGTACTGCATCGTCTTCACCTAAAGTAACACCAAATGCAGCTAATGTTCCGTAAGTAGCAATTTCATAATGCTCTATTTTCTGAGATGCGGCAATGATTCCAGCATCACGTACAGGCCCTTTTTCGGTTTCTTCCATGATACTTTCGCCTTCCTTAATAAGACCTTCCATCGCATCGCATTTTTTAGCAACCGGTTTTTCCCCAACTAATGAAAACACTTTTTCCAGTCTTTCCTTTTGTTCCTCTGTTACGGCTAAATGCTCGTTAATTGCTTTAATCAGATTTTCAGAAGTAGCATTTTTTGCCATTTTAGGCAATGCTTTGATCAACGCTTTTTCTGCCCAGTAAATATCTTTAAGCGAATCTATAAACAATTCTCTTAATCCATCTGCTGCAGATGATTTTGCTTTTACAACTCCTGCTGCATTTGTTTTAGATGCTGTTGCTGATTTACTTTTTGAAGCAGCTGTCTTGGCTTTTGTAGCCGTTGTTTTTTTCGCTGCTGTAGTTTTAGCTTTTGTAGCTGTGGTATTTTTTTCTGCGGTTTTCATAATAATTAATTTTTAAGTATATCCAAATTTACCTGTACCTACTGAATTTACTTTACAGAAATTTTTTAAATACTTACACTATTCAAATCTTTGCCTTTTTAATATGAATAAATGAAATTTACCTTATAGAGAAAAGACTTCTATTCTTTCTCCTTACATATTTACATTATAAGAAAAATGACTTTTGTTACAATTTAGAACTACAACTGCATCAAAATTAGTCTCTTCTGACTTAATTTTGCATTCCCCGGACAGATCAGGCTTCCGGTTGTGACAGAAGATGAAAGAGACAGAATACGCCATTGTAGATATTGAAACCACAGGCGGGAATGCCAGCGGCAGCCGAATTACAGAAATTGCTATTATTATCCATAATGGCAAAAGTATTATTGATCGTTTTGAGACACTGGTCAATCCTCAAAAGGAAATCCCCGCTCCTATTTTTGCACTGACCGGAATCAATAACGAAATGGTACGGAGTGCGCCTATTTTTGATGATATTGCAGAGAAAGTCTTTGAGCTCCTTACAGACCGCATTTTTGTTGCACATAATGTAAACTTTGATTATACTTTCGTTCGTCATGAACTGGAAAAATCGGGATTTAAATGGAAAGAAAGAAAATTATGTACCGTTCGTGCAGCCAGAAAAATCCGCCCGGGATATAAATCGTACAGTCTTGGAAATCTTTCCAAATCATTGGATATTCCGTTACAAAACCAGCATCGCGCCGGCGGTGATGCAGATGCTACAGCTATACTATTCTCCCGGTTATTAGAATGGGATGCTGATGGTCATCTGCAAAAAATGATTAAAAATACGGCACTGGACCAGCGTTTACCTCCTAACCTGCCTCCTGAAGATTTTGACGCTTTACCAGAAAAACCAGGTGTTTACTATTTTTATAATCAGGTAAACAAGGTAATCTATGTTGGAAAAGCAATCAATTTAAAAAAGCGTGTTGCTTCACATTTTAGTGGTCATAAAATCACCCCCCAGCGACAGCATTTTCTTCGGGATATTCATGCCATATCTTTTGAAGTCTGTGCTACAGAACTTATGGCTTTACTGCTTGAATGTAATGAAATAAAAAAGCTCTGGCCGGTTTACAACAGGGCACTAAAGCGTTTCGAACCCAAATACGGATTGTATGAGTATGAAGCCCGAAGCGGGTATAAATACTTAGTTACCGGAAAACTCAGCAAGTTTCAAACCTGCATTGAACATTTCAATACCATTCATGAAGGCATAAATATGCTCATAAGCCTGAAACAGGAGTTTGAAATTGATAATCGGTTTTGCAAGTACGGCATCACTACTGCTGGAGAAATTTTTCCGGACAATAGTACGCCTTTGCCCGAAGTGCGGACACATAATGAAAAAATAGA encodes:
- a CDS encoding ferritin-like domain-containing protein — encoded protein: MKTAEKNTTATKAKTTAAKKTTATKAKTAASKSKSATASKTNAAGVVKAKSSAADGLRELFIDSLKDIYWAEKALIKALPKMAKNATSENLIKAINEHLAVTEEQKERLEKVFSLVGEKPVAKKCDAMEGLIKEGESIMEETEKGPVRDAGIIAASQKIEHYEIATYGTLAAFGVTLGEDDAVLLLEKTLAEEKEADTLLTEAAYNTINFDAAEEDEK
- a CDS encoding exonuclease domain-containing protein, yielding MKETEYAIVDIETTGGNASGSRITEIAIIIHNGKSIIDRFETLVNPQKEIPAPIFALTGINNEMVRSAPIFDDIAEKVFELLTDRIFVAHNVNFDYTFVRHELEKSGFKWKERKLCTVRAARKIRPGYKSYSLGNLSKSLDIPLQNQHRAGGDADATAILFSRLLEWDADGHLQKMIKNTALDQRLPPNLPPEDFDALPEKPGVYYFYNQVNKVIYVGKAINLKKRVASHFSGHKITPQRQHFLRDIHAISFEVCATELMALLLECNEIKKLWPVYNRALKRFEPKYGLYEYEARSGYKYLVTGKLSKFQTCIEHFNTIHEGINMLISLKQEFEIDNRFCKYGITTAGEIFPDNSTPLPEVRTHNEKIENAIDYLLSSRTSFAILDKGRSATERSCIWVENGHFYGMGYVASDIGFAEPSDVKDYVTPYISNQYIMHLINSYAQKYPGKVFKGRLPKKNLKNISISLDEANFIHGL